A stretch of Chanodichthys erythropterus isolate Z2021 chromosome 20, ASM2448905v1, whole genome shotgun sequence DNA encodes these proteins:
- the psmb11b gene encoding proteasome subunit beta type-11b: MALQDVCGLQTPPLFPQWSAPLSQSFMPEDSTHLFGEGIHGEAFSTRLPGRSALSPLEFYMPIAEYLTQSPIHFGQISLSSAPTNLLKIDHQHPSLPSISLPSPTPYSISPSVPLPFTLSHGTTTLGFAFQGGVIAAADTRSSCSGKVACPASPKVLPIHSHLVGTTSGTSADCALWKRILARELRLYQLRHRRRLSTGGAAKLLSHMLHPFKGTELCVAATLCGWDGDEEKDEQPITEKYANTPTTQIAASDSCIQSAATQPFIAAPAVCKSSAQQVVKPRSGICGPRVVYVCSDGLRLQGELFSVGSGSPYAYSILDSSVYWGMSVQEAASVAREAVYRATYRDAYSGNNVDLYHVTAKGWRRRERENLKEEYYREKERERKRVAERKTENKAILKCDDRDIV, translated from the coding sequence ATGGCTTTACAAGATGTATGCGGCTTGCAAACCCCCCCTCTGTTCCCTCAATGGAGTGCTCCACTCTCACAGTCCTTCATGCCGGAGGATTCCACTCATCTGTTCGGAGAGGGGATTCACGGAGAAGCTTTCTCTACACGGCTGCCTGGGAGGAGCGCTCTGAGTCCTTTGGAATTTTACATGCCGATAGCGGAATACCTCACACAGAGCCCGATACACTTTGGCCAAATTAGCCTCAGTTCAGCGCCGACAAACCTACTTAAAATAGACCATCAGCACCCCTCATTGCCGTCCATCTCTCTTCCTTCACCCACACCCTACTCCATCTCTCCCTCCGTGCCTTTACCGTTTACTCTCTCTCACGGTACCACAACTCTCGGCTTTGCGTTCCAGGGAGGTGTAATCGCCGCAGCCGACACGCGTTCCAGCTGCTCGGGGAAGGTGGCCTGTCCCGCCTCGCCAAAGGTCTTACCCATCCACTCTCACCTGGTCGGCACCACATCCGGGACCTCAGCTGATTGCGCGCTCTGGAAGCGCATCCTGGCTCGAGAGCTCAGGCTGTACCAGCTTCGACACCGCCGTAGGCTGTCGACGGGGGGCGCCGCAAAACTGCTGTCCCACATGCTGCATCCATTCAAAGGCACTGAGCTTTGCGTCGCAGCCACTCTCTGTGGATGGGATGGGGATGAAGAAAAAGACGAGCAACCAATTACAGAGAAATATGCAAATACCCCTACCACTCAAATAGCAGCAAGCGATTCATGTATCCAATCAGCAGCAACCCAGCCGTTCATAGCTGCTCCTGCAGTTTGTAAATCTTCAGCTCAACAGGTGGTCAAGCCTCGTTCGGGAATATGTGGCCCACGGGTTGTTTATGTGTGCAGTGACGGGCTGCGCCTGCAGGGGGAGCTGTTCTCTGTGGGATCGGGCTCGCCCTACGCATACTCGATCTTGGACAGCAGCGTTTACTGGGGAATGAGCGTACAGGAGGCCGCTTCAGTCGCCAGGGAGGCCGTGTACCGAGCCACATACAGAGACGCGTACTCGGGCAATAATGTAGATCTCTACCATGTTACTGCCAAAGGGTGGAGGCGCAGAGAGAGGGAAAACTTGAAAGAGGAGTATTacagagaaaaagagagggagagaaagagggTAGCtgagagaaaaacagaaaataaagcaATTTTAAAGTGTGATGATAGAGATATAGTTTGA